Proteins encoded by one window of Methanothermobacter sp. K4:
- a CDS encoding DNA polymerase subunit beta yields the protein MKARIRDFIHTSDDLFFAVTSYVHPEDRILSFLRYIPDSEGERSLNSARYSKVNSELAYTFLEENHPAYLHHYEELGVLMMGVPHERVDNILKPEKRLMDIMESPTDQLLARVVMIANTLHDAAGIPYSSMGVSGSVLPGLYDPLNSDIDFVVYGLRNHRRAMEAFGELKGDPESPLNGLDEEQLMKVYRKRITDDTLSFREFCWYEMRKNNRGIINGTLFDILAARDWSEIQGSWADTTYEDCGRVTVECTVSDAIEAFDNPARYLVEDVRVLEGPEAEITEVVSFTHTYAGQAREGERIIARGKLERFSGRENGYRVVVGTTREAEDEFIKLKDLRL from the coding sequence ATGAAAGCCCGAATCCGTGACTTCATACACACCTCTGATGATCTATTCTTTGCTGTTACATCATATGTTCATCCAGAAGACAGGATATTATCGTTTTTGCGATACATACCAGACAGTGAAGGTGAAAGGTCCCTGAATTCGGCAAGATACTCAAAGGTGAATTCTGAGCTGGCATACACCTTCCTTGAGGAGAACCACCCCGCCTACCTCCACCACTACGAGGAACTCGGTGTCCTCATGATGGGCGTCCCCCATGAAAGGGTGGATAACATACTGAAACCGGAAAAGCGCCTTATGGATATAATGGAATCCCCAACCGATCAGCTGCTGGCCAGGGTTGTGATGATTGCCAATACGTTGCATGATGCTGCAGGGATCCCCTACAGTTCCATGGGGGTTTCAGGTTCAGTGCTCCCCGGATTGTATGACCCCCTGAACTCCGATATAGACTTTGTGGTTTACGGTTTGAGGAACCACCGGAGGGCCATGGAAGCCTTCGGTGAGCTTAAGGGTGACCCTGAGAGTCCGCTGAATGGACTGGATGAGGAACAGCTCATGAAGGTCTACAGGAAAAGGATAACCGATGATACGCTCTCCTTCAGGGAGTTCTGCTGGTATGAAATGAGAAAGAATAACAGAGGAATAATCAATGGAACACTATTCGATATCCTCGCTGCAAGGGACTGGAGTGAAATTCAGGGCTCATGGGCCGATACAACCTATGAGGACTGCGGCAGGGTGACCGTCGAGTGCACGGTATCTGATGCTATCGAGGCCTTTGACAACCCTGCAAGGTACCTTGTGGAGGATGTCCGTGTACTTGAGGGGCCCGAAGCCGAAATCACTGAGGTTGTGTCCTTCACCCACACCTATGCGGGGCAGGCCAGGGAGGGTGAAAGGATAATCGCAAGGGGTAAGCTTGAAAGGTTCAGTGGAAGGGAAAACGGATACCGGGTTGTTGTGGGAACAACAAGGGA